A genome region from Triticum aestivum cultivar Chinese Spring chromosome 2B, IWGSC CS RefSeq v2.1, whole genome shotgun sequence includes the following:
- the LOC123040312 gene encoding proline-rich protein 4, which produces MAVSRALVLGVLLAIAVANAEAASVVVGQVKCADCTRKNLKAEEAFKDLQVAIKCKNVHRDYESKAVGALDRTGAFSVPLAADLHGADCVAQLHSAASNAPCSGQEPSKIVPVSEGTTFGIMAGANTATPSAASPECASMTLCGPIKKHIIEHFHHKKPVLPKPEPKPQPHPDYGPVPKPEPKPQPQPDYHPVPPTPTYGGGGGGGYHGHH; this is translated from the exons ATGGCAGTTTCGAGAGCGCTCGTCCTCGGCGTCCTGCTGGCGATCGCCGTCGCCAATGCCGAGGCAGCGTCCGTCGTGGTCGGCCAGGTCAAGTGCGCCGACTGCACCAGGAAGAACTTGAAGGCCGAGGAAGCCTTCAAGG ATCTTCAGGTGGCGATCAAGTGCAAGAACGTCCACCGCGACTACGAGAGCAAGGCGGTGGGTGCCCTGGACCGCACCGGCGCCTTCAGCGTGCCCCTGGCCGCCGACCTCCATGGCGCCGACTGCGTCGCGCAGCTCCACAGCGCTGCCTCCAACGCGCCGTGCTCCGGCCAGGAGCCATCCAAGATCGTGCCGGTGTCCGAGGGCACCACCTTCGGCATCATGGCCGGCGCCAACACTGCCACGCCGTCCGCGGCGTCGCCTGAGTGCGCGTCCATGACCCTGTGCGGGCCGATCAAGAAGCACATCATCGAGCACTTCCACCACAAGAAGCCCGTGctgcccaagccggagcccaagcccCAGCCCCACCCGGACTACGGCCCCGTGCCCAAACCCGAGCCCAAGCCGCAGCCCCAGCCGGACTACCACCCCGTCCCTCCCACGCCcacctatggcggcggcggcggtggtggatacCACGGCCACCACTGA